Genomic segment of Triticum aestivum cultivar Chinese Spring chromosome 6A, IWGSC CS RefSeq v2.1, whole genome shotgun sequence:
CCAGCAAAGCACACGAATCGCAAAGTGGACGAACAACATATGGTTCACCGGTACATACCGGTAAAAAGAGCTTTGCGCAATCCAAACCCTTGGTGCCCAGCCAGATttacattatataaaaaattcgtCCAAATTTGAAATATTGAAGGCTGCTGAGATCTTGTCATACGAGTGACAACTCATGAGCAGTGGTGAGTAATAAGAAATTTATTAGAAAATGCATTGCCCGGGATGAGTTGGCATATATACTCCTAGGGAATCTATTTATGTGCATGGCTACAGGCCAACTAAGCACACGCGCGAGCACAGGCATATATAAACACGAGCACCCGAGCCCTAGAGAACAGAAAACAGACCTCCTCTACAAAGAAACACTCTCTGAGAGCACCCGAGCACAAGTATTGGATCGATGTCGATGGCGCCGAAGCGGAAGCTCAGCATGGGGCGGCAGAAGATCGAGATCCGGCGGATCGAGAGCGAGGAGGCGCGCCAGGTGTGCTTCTCCAAGCGCCGGGCGGGGCTGTTCAAGAAGGTGAGCGAGCTGGCCGTGCTCTGCGGCGCCGAGGTGGCCGCCGTCGTCTTCTCCCCGGCCGGCAaggccttctccttcggccaccccTCCGTCGAGGCCATCCTCGACCGCTTCATCCCCTCCGCCGCCGCgcaggtcggggcggcggcgggcctcGGCGCCGCCGGCGACCGCAACCTCGCGGAGCTGAACCGGCAGTACGGCCAGCTGCGCGAGCAGCTGGAGGCGGAGAAGGCGCGGAAGGACCGCGCGGAGGAGGCCATGGCGGAGGAGCGCGCCAAGGGCAGCCCGGCGGCGGCGTGGCTCGACGCCGACCTGCGCGACCTGGGGGAGGAGGAGCTCATGGCCTTCGCCGCCGCGCTGGCGGACGTGCAGACCGCCGTCTCCGCGCGCGCCAACCAGGTGCTCCAGGAGGCGCTCGACGTCGGCCGCGCCAGGAGCGCCAGCCGCATGCTCCTCGCACccccgccgccgcagcagcagctCGCGGGCGGTGGCGGCTTTGAGTTCGCGAACTCCAGGAATGAGATGGAGATGCAGCAGATGTTGATGGCCATGCCGCcaccgccggagttcgccgccaccGGAATGGAGATGGTGCAACAGGGGCTCGGGCAGAACGCCGGCTTCCCCTactgagagaagaagaagaagagatccaCACCGAGTCCGATCTGGAGTTCATCATGCCTGCATGCATCAACGTCGTCACAACTCGGCCAGAAAGGGATTGATGGATCAAGTCTTTTGATCCAGGAGCGAGCGACTAGCGGACAGTCGATTTTACATATTTGTTTATGCacatatataataaataaataaataaataaaatgtccACTCTGGGTCATAAAAACATGTTCATTTACCCTAAAAATTTGCAGTGTCTGTTTACAAAGCTCGcaaataaataatatttttgagGGAGCATgtgttattttatttttttaagaaaataaggattaccccggcctctacatcaatGTGTTGTTTCATGTAGATAGGGAAATAAAATACGAAGAAGCCCCTTCATAATAGAAACCAGGGCGAAAACTGAACAACTGAGACATCATCCCGACGACAACATAATCAAACCACTAACATCTATCATGACCTCCACTCCAGGAGTTCCTGAGCGAGAGAGCATCAGCAACGCCTTTAGAAATAAATAAATATCATATTTAACAAATTGGCAAACCCATTTAGTTAATTGCCTGTGCAATAGATTCCATTACTGTTAATTAAACATTGATGGATCTAAATTAATGAAAATAAAAGCCTTTCTTTAGTTCTCTCCGCTGACAAGTATGCAAGGATGCACGCAAGAATGTTTTGTGTAAGTTAGTACTCATTCAAAGCAAGTTAAGCTGCTCGATTTGTAAGATCGTGAACAATATGAAGGTGGCCTTAATTTGCTGGGAGATAATTCATAAGAAACATGTTCACCGTCGGATTTTTTATTTCCAGCCCAAATTCTGAATAGTCTACAGAAAATTGAACACAGGTTCAAAGTAGACGCTACATACAATATGAGGTTTATCGAAACGATTGTTGGATGGTTGGCTAGCTTCTATTTTGTTgtcaaaaaatattactttttcgaTTTGCTTGGCTTGCTTTCTTTCCATGCTATTTTATAGCCAATTAAATCCCAACTATCATAGTAGGGTCACATTAACTCCTCCTATTTTTTTCGGATTTGAACTCCTCCTAATTTATTGAAGGACACAATTGCacataaaaaaatcataaaacTTAGAAAATCATATGTGAGGTTTGTGCATTGGACCTTAGACAGAATTTTTTGGGGTTTCAAGATATGACATGTTGTGGTTTCTACAAAATAAACAATATGTGATATTAGTTTTTTTCTCACGGGTCACAAATTCTCATATTTCTAAACCGAAAAGTTGTACATACATAATTTACATTgtaagttatatatatatatatatatatatatatatatatatatatatatatatatatatatattcattttTAGTTGTCTGGTGCGACTTTGTCCTTCAAGAGAGGCTAAGATGCTCCACATATTGTTGTTCTATCATGGAAACAAATTTAAGGTAAATGAGCCCAAATTAAATGTAAAGGACAACAGAGCCAAGCAAATAGTTTCAGGAGGAAAAAcaggccttcaattttttttaaatgatgCCTCATTTGCACAATACCAATTTAATCTCATTTGATCGATATCTGATTTAATTAATCAAACTGGATTGGGTCAGTTACTGAGCAGAATTAGCCATCAATGCGTCAAACCTAATGGCGGATGGTAAATGACAACATGTTGAGGGAAGAGATTAACTTGCTGCTACCTAGCACTAATTCACGTACATTAAAATGCATATTACTCGATTCTTGATGAGCTACCGTTTCATTTGGAGCTTTTTTTTTTTGAGTGGCTTTCATTTGGAGCTTGGTATAGCCTTTCTTTTGGCGAGGGGTACTTATGAAGTAGTTGTTGGATGACACCTCATGCATGCATGTGCTTAATTTAGCTACGCATTGAAACCAGGTTCTATTTCCTCTTTTTGTTCATATGATCCATTATTTTCTAAGAAAAGAGTGCATTATCAAAAAAAAAGTTCCCCTACTTGTTTTAACGGAACCAAAAAAAAACATGCCTAATGTATAAATCGTACTAAAGTGAGAAATGTTTGAAAACACTTGGCCAAACAAAATGGAAACATATTACTCAAGAAATATCAAGCTAAATATATATAGGCTCGTAGAAAGGAATGTTTGATGAAAAATAAATGCATTCATCCAGGCAAAATAAGCGAGAAACGACGTGAAGCAGAGGATAATTAACACCTAAATAATTAACGGGCTACCATATATTGAGATCAGTAACGCTACATCAATGGTAGGTTTTTACGGGGTGAGACTGATATGTCAAATTGTGATTGGATTTAGGGGGGCCCTAAACCTCCTGTAAGAGGCCCGTGTGTTTAACATATTTGTATTGAGATGATGTTCGGCTAAGTCGAGGATCCAATTATCTGATGCCATCCCATGTAGTAGTGGTATTGTCTCAAAAAAATCTCGTGTTGTGGTAGGAAATTAATACGACGGTGATATCTAGCAGGACACATGAAGTTGGCTGggctttccccgcaaaaaaaagtggGCAGGGCTGCTATTTGAAGGGCTGGAAATAAGTAGTTCTCATGGGCCACAAACTCGGTAGAGTTAGAATTGGCCCAATTGTAGGTTAAGACAGTGGGCAATGCACTAACACCCACTAATCTATTTCTTTCAACATGAACACATACCATCTTAACATGCAAATATGCATGGAAAGGCCCACATCAATATGCAAATATGCATGAGAAAAGACTCGGCTCAGTAACTAATTAATAAATTTTATGTGTTTTAAATTTTTGTTCTTATATTAATAATTTAAAATTCTCATCAATAAAACTAAATACAATCTGAAAATTTTAGTTCTTACATTATCGATTTAGAATTCATATTTCATACGACTaaatctaatcaaattatatatcAACCAATTCCCGCAGAGACGCACTAGCATCATATGGTCTTAACAACACTTAAGCAATGTCGTGTTTTACCATATGTCTAGGGTCGTTGACCCAACTTGCGTGGAAGTGTATCTCTCCCGTGCTAAGAGAGATAAGAAACTCGACAATGAACTGGTAATCCATGGGAGCTGTTATAGAGCTTTGTTGTGATATGTATCCCTTGTCGTGAGCAATACAACCACCGTCACCCACTTCGCGTTGTTGGTAGGTTGGCCCATGAAACCTTTGCTCGGTCTCCCACACTCCCTCCTTCGCTTGTTCGTGTCGACTTTATTTCGATCTTTCGTTTCTTTTTTGTCGACCCGCTACTGGTTGCTAAGGAAAAAAAGTAGGTGAGACAGAGAGCTCAATCCATACTCGCCAGAGGAGAAGAAATTTCATGTCCCCTCACCTCTGTCTCCCATCCTGGTGTTGAGACATGTTGGGGCTCGGATCTTCAGGAAATTAATAGTCTTCATCAACATCTAGTGACAGCATGGTGTTTTCGGATAAAGTTACTTCGGGTTCTTTGTGGCCATGGAGCTAGAGAGGTATGTGTCCTCGCGGATCTGATTATTCTTATTTGATGAGTTTATGCATCATATCGCCTTGGTTGGTTTGATTTATTTTAGTTAAAATATTTCCTTGGTATTATGGTGAAGATTTTATGGTTCGAATGCCTGCACTTCTAGGAGATCATTCCCAACCCAAGTTCATCATTGAGGACTTCCCATCTTTTCAGATTGGCAACTCAAGGGATTCCAAAAATCTTTATCGGCAATCAAGTTATTGCAGGTAAACAAGGGGTAGCATGGCTGCTCCAGTCCAACAGTAGTTTCATTACTAAAGTCTTGGCAATTTTCCATCTTGCAAAAATTGAAACTATGCAGAAGATGTCTCCAAGAGAGTTCAGTATAATTATAAGTTGTCGGAGTTACTATGTACTCcttccatcccaaaattcttgtcttagatttgtctaaatacagaaGTACTTCTTTGGATTGTGGATCCAAAGCCCTGTGCCCATAATGATTTTGAGTATAGATAAAGTTGAATATGTTTcccaacaaagaaaaagaaaaaaaacagctaTCACTTTTCAAGTTGATGAAATTAAAAAAGTCATAGATAAAAAAGTTTTTGGAAAATCTTAATGGATTAAAAAAGTTCAGCAATTTTAAAAATTGCTCATGAACTTGCAACGATGttgaaattcaaaaaatgttcactaaaAATAGAAAATGTTCATTCTGTAAAAAAGGTcccaatttgaaaaaatgttcgtgaacTGGCATAAtgatcacaaatttgaaaaaaaagatgATTTCAAAGAGTGGTCaggaattttaaaaagttcatgaatttcacAAAATGTTAGCAAATTAGAAAAATATTTTCGCATCAAAAATATATTCATTAATTTGGAAAATATATgtggatttgaaaaatgttcacagattCAAATACTGTATGTCACTTTCGAAAACTTCCTTGAATTTTAGAAAAGATCGCAAATTTGAAAACTATTTGCAAATTCAAAAAGTTCATGAATACAAAAAAATGTCCATGAACTTTGTATATGCTCAAGAATTCCAAAATTGttcatgtatttggaaaatgttcaagtatttgaaatttctcacaaatttgaaaaattatCATgaatttcaaaatgaaaaggaaaagaagaaataaaaaataaaaaagtagAAAAAGTAAATAATGAATAATTGAAAATATGAGAAAAGCACAAAACCAGAATAGGTACATGATGTAAAATACTAGTCCTTCCTAAAACCAGTTGAGAAGCGTCCTCAAACGGTGAGGCCTATTTCTTGCCCCGTGCAAGACATATTCTGTCTCATTTCTGGCGCGGCAGTACTGGGCCGGCACAATATTGTCGCATGCGAAAGTTTTTTTATCTGGTTTTTTCTTAGATTTTTTAACTGTTTGCAATGGTTTTCTTTGGGGTTTTCTCTGATTTCTTTAGTTTTattttttcacttttattttttatATCCTTTCCTTgcttttctttgtttcttcttcagtattttttttaccttttatttatATTTTATCTGGTTTTTTCTTAGATTTTTCAACTGTTTGCAATGGTTTTCTTTGGGGTTTTCTCTGATTTCTTtagttttattttttcccttttattttttaATCCTTTCCTTgcttttctttgtttcttcttcAGTATTAtttttttaccttttatttatatttttatcACGtgtctacatttttcatatacatcagtAACACCTTTTATTTTTATGCATGCTATTTTTCAAtataatataaaaaaattctatacATGTTTAGCATTTTTGAACTACATGattatttttttaaaactttttttGAATACGTGTTCAAAAACATTCAAATACAGGTTGAAACGTTTTTTTGAACAATAAATCAAAACTTTAAAAAATGGCAACAGAAGAATAGCAAATATGTAAATGTTTGATACACTTTTGCATGCATGTAACACAATTCACACTCTCATTGGGCAAAGCATATTATTATTTTTAATGCAGTGCATAATCACCCTAATTGGCCTTTTGAGGTCCAATGTCCTCTAGTTGGTTTAATTTTTATTTGACACGACTCTTTGCTTATAACCACATGTCCAACACCAATACAGTAGATGATGGTATCCAACACCAAGGAAAGTTGTGAGGCCTAAGCCCAATACTTCTGTCCTTTGGTTATGTTAATCGAACTCGTCTCCACAATCCACACATCACTATTGCCCCCTAAAAAATATCGTTACTGTAATGCCTTTCCATGACTGATTTGTGACATTGATGGGCTCGCTTGTTCAGCATCAACACCAGCCAATCATGTAGAACTTTCGTAGTGAAAACAAATGTTGTATATTTTTGTTACATAATGTTTTTTTACATAGCTACAGATGTCATATGTGCCTTTTGTTAATTAACATAATTTTTCTAGTGACCACATACAAAATTATGTTTGGTGCATTTATTCCAGGCAAAGTTAGTTTTTTCAAGAACAATGTAATGTTAGTTTTGTTTGTgcaaaagaaatattggaggttacTGCAGATCATGGGAGCATGTTGGATCTGTTTTGTATGTCATCTGGCCATGAATTGCTTCTTTGTTTCTGCATAGCCCTAGTATGGCAATCTGTGTTATCAGGTTATCTATCATATTTCTTACCTCCGGCATATGAGATAATGTCCAAATGGTTTCAAGGCACAATAGATAGAAGGAAGATGACGGTATGCTAAAGTTAGAACCACTGTAGCAGAGTCATCAAACATGCCCGAACTCCATAGTAACTGCCAATATGGAGTTTGGGTCGAAAAACGGGTCTAGCAGATTCATCAAAGATGTCTGGACCTCCAAAAATTATGGAGCGCACTCCAAAACCTGGGTCGTAGGATCCATACTTGGAGGCTAGCACTATTAGGAAAAAGCCTACTAGTGGTGCattagttttgcctactaatggcgcactactagtgcgccactagtaccacgcaaTTAGTATTTTTTTGCTAGTGGTGGTgagccattagtatctggtatagaccaccatgcgccattagtatgcctcccagggtgcCATATTTACCCacatactttggcatactaatggcgcactgtgtagtgatgcgccattagtatcctttggcgtACTAATGACGCATtttgaggtgatgcgccattagtatgaatattaggttttattttttttacttttctgatttttgcacaggttacaaaatatattattggacagaatatagacagcagcacacagcaacaacagattcatcgaatacaatagaagattagtctccgaatacaattcatcatattagtctccgaattcaaaagaccgaacaaagataaaacattacaagtctcgagaccgcgagtagcgagtttgtctttacattacaagtcgatatcgatcatctaaactaccatcacatagaagagagctgcggtcatcacgatgagcatcatcgtgaagaaactggtcttcatccggttcctccaacgctccctcctctctcccgctagatagcggacgtatctagattccgcctccgccctagtggtgtaccctttgtaactgttaccgctgaaacggtgaacctgtctccgacactcctcccagtcgtcgtagactccgggaaccttacccttgtacacgacatacgacggcatctctatgcacaagccaaacaacagacaatacataagcaatatataagtatgcaacaaaaggatcggaagagaaaagcaagacattaataacacgattcatggtcctactaataaatagcatcgattatatctaagttgaacgactgtccaaaccaaagagacatacaattcattaaggtttaattacaacatgaaccaatcaatgtttcagaattacacatagcatcactattttcgactcgactcatgggaccggagcgtggatgaagccgccgtctgtcgtgatggccatgaaatcgcgggcgttgtcagcctgcatttgtagcgttgtgtctatctcactgttggacggttgatatctgaggtagaactgccccgaggtatgaaggacatcttgatggatgatttccgctaACTCCGACTGGAtacgaaagaattcttgtctgatgcccgcgtcctggattgccgacaagctcgcggcccaatatttgagattatctggtagcagaaggtgatgatggtcccgtacgatcgcccacatgtgatcgagggcgtagtaggcatccttctgactgccaggctgctgcttgacgcagcagaacttagtattgtgggcgaacacgtgcctgccgtacctacgaactggcctggtgaaggtgcctccagatttggcgtagccggggagaatatcatcaagaactttcttgatatttgtgtagtctatcttggagtcatggttcgggtcgaaatacgtggccatggaatatttcgggcttaagaggatgagtgtgcaatgtgtgtcactgcacagaacacagaatgttagaaaaaagaaagaacgatcgaaatctaagaaatcatttgtttcggggcggttaagggatgacttactcgggaaagtaagacacgaggaagttatccttatctgggtttgccagaatgacgccttcgaggtgtgaactcgtgacttggcggtccctagcgctgcccaagagcttggcacgcatgtagaaggggtcgactatcacgatgtccggggtcttgtctctaatgatccgcatctccatactcagcgaaaacagccgaacgaaggtgtagtgcagcgatgaaggttaaacatagcaaagatgtcatcaaaccgcaggacgatcgtacccccgatggcgccatccacaaagcccttgccctctggcaccttggccacgaaaaccgggtatgccacatcattctctctgagacgccgcttctccaaagaaagaacactgtcatgcagactccgcatagcaccggttgcagcattgagcatatttgtcggtagcatcgccctacccgccacatgcaccctcctcgagatatccttaggtgaaggtggcccgtcctgagcacggatcgtactcggtgccggctggctcgcaccggcgccctttttagcctttcgtttccgtcccttcttcttgatctgctgtaatgggaccgagttctgctcacagaccgccttcttgagcgtgttggggctgataatatttcgcacctcagctatctgaggctcggtgaaggcggcagctggaggcgtctcctgagaactgaacgccagacgacgcctgttgcaattgggtttctccgccgtaccagctagatcgcagtcgtcttggttgggttcttgagaaggaggcacGCAGAActcatcaccgtacccatgttcggcaaagtacttatcaatgttggtaaatgtaccgtcgtcgttgtcgtcgtcgtccggatcctgtgccatatgcatgtccggatcctgtgccatagggatgtctggcatgtccggtagcgttgcggcattcttgccatggcttggcgccaacACGACTgccggtcttgtctgtggggtggtgtcccccgcccccaaacgaatctggctcttcggccaaagcaggggccagcttacgcaggcactgagggtcatctcatcttcttcgtcggccccagcgggttgaatcggaggtaacagctcgtcgcagcctggcagcacccgaaccacttcaaccctatacactgtgggtggcatcggattaccgtggaacacggggttgcccggttgaacgattctgcccttggcgacatcgaccaactcgccgcccacgaaatgcaggagagtgcaaggaacatcggtggcgccctgcgaaaacatgtagggcgtcagggatgcccagtcaaaggcaagaagatgaagtcatcagccgagaggcttagttaccgtgatgtcgtcgagctcggctaatgtcgaggcaccgccaacggcgggcgtgcaactgacggaggggccgcttgctggcgaggtgccggccggcgtacacccgggtgcattaagctccaatgcctgtgccggcgccggagacatgaataccgcctccgccggagacaccaatggtgccgcctgcgcgttgtgcgagttgctggccgtgaagctgggaaccgggggaggcccctgttggccgcccgcaatccacgtcgtcagtcgatgaatcaacgtaggcaccatggcgttgagcatcgttctcagttgttgttgcacttgctcttggacaatctccggaatccacgccacttgtgccttgagtgcttcaacctcgcgcgactggctttccgagctggtctttttctcctttcacccaccagcagtatagtatgacgaccattttgtggacaagcctttgctggccacacgatcagctgacgtcggcttactgagcttatccttgtttttcattacgttcaacaccctatttaaaggggtgtcgaacgGGGAGCTCCGAGACGACCCCGagctactgctttcattgtcccgcggaaggaacgtgaaccatttagaaatattggggattaattagaatgcaaccatatggagctaattacgcgggggatgtattccttaccagaacaagctcaagcgccttggtctttggatccgtggtaagctcctttgttaccgggtcctccttgtaccgggccctgagaaagttcctggtctgcttgtcacggtatttctcgatgcggggcggtaggccttgctcggcacgctccgcgtcctccttgtcccatataggctccgccactctgtaaccgccgggaccgagttggtggacccctaagttcaacttctgcatttctttcccccactgacttgattcggaggttgcgctgctctcgcacttgatcttgaactccttgtagtcatcttcgctcatcaaaggatatttcgccttgatcttctcataactatcacctttttcaatcattgccttcaccatgcttttccaagtagacagggccgtgctcatcctcgtgagggcggcaccgttcactttattccctgagaggcgtgtgtttgcaaac
This window contains:
- the LOC123129722 gene encoding agamous-like MADS-box protein AGL29 produces the protein MSMAPKRKLSMGRQKIEIRRIESEEARQVCFSKRRAGLFKKVSELAVLCGAEVAAVVFSPAGKAFSFGHPSVEAILDRFIPSAAAQVGAAAGLGAAGDRNLAELNRQYGQLREQLEAEKARKDRAEEAMAEERAKGSPAAAWLDADLRDLGEEELMAFAAALADVQTAVSARANQVLQEALDVGRARSASRMLLAPPPPQQQLAGGGGFEFANSRNEMEMQQMLMAMPPPPEFAATGMEMVQQGLGQNAGFPY